One genomic segment of Streptococcus salivarius includes these proteins:
- the pheA gene encoding prephenate dehydratase — MYVGYLGPSGSFTHNAALKAFPEAELVSLGTITEVIKSYEEGRVDYAVIPVENSIEGSVHESLDYLFHQADIRAVAEIVQPIKQQLMATKHHEKIEKIFSHPQAIAQGKKYIKQHFPHAKIETTASTAFAARFVADNPDQTYAAIAPHAAAKEYGLQILAKDIQEIEKNYTRFWVLGNTVPEILLNQIDCKLTLALTLPDNMPGALYKALSTFAWRGIDLTKIESRPLKTVLGEYFFIIDCDYTKEKLAQFALEELTAVGIGYKILGAYQVYEI; from the coding sequence ATGTATGTAGGTTATTTGGGCCCAAGTGGGTCGTTTACACATAATGCAGCCTTAAAGGCTTTTCCTGAGGCAGAATTGGTTTCATTAGGCACCATTACTGAGGTTATCAAGTCTTATGAAGAGGGACGTGTGGATTACGCGGTCATTCCGGTGGAAAATTCCATTGAGGGCTCTGTTCATGAGAGTTTAGACTATCTCTTCCATCAGGCCGATATTCGTGCTGTGGCAGAGATTGTTCAGCCCATCAAGCAGCAGTTGATGGCGACTAAACATCATGAGAAAATTGAGAAAATCTTCTCACACCCACAGGCCATTGCCCAAGGGAAAAAGTATATTAAACAGCATTTTCCACATGCCAAGATTGAGACAACAGCAAGTACAGCCTTTGCGGCTCGTTTTGTCGCTGATAATCCAGATCAGACTTATGCAGCAATCGCTCCTCATGCAGCTGCTAAGGAATACGGTCTTCAAATATTGGCTAAGGATATCCAGGAGATTGAAAAGAATTATACCCGATTTTGGGTGCTGGGGAACACTGTGCCTGAGATTCTGCTCAATCAGATTGATTGTAAATTAACGCTGGCCTTGACCCTGCCTGACAATATGCCAGGGGCACTTTACAAGGCCCTATCGACCTTTGCCTGGCGAGGCATTGACTTGACCAAGATTGAAAGCCGTCCTTTGAAGACGGTACTTGGCGAGTATTTCTTCATTATTGATTGTGATTATACAAAGGAAAAGTTGGCTCAGTTCGCTCTTGAAGAGCTAACTGCAGTTGGAATTGGATATAAAATCTTGGGTGCTTACCAAGTCTATGAAATTTAA
- a CDS encoding ethanolamine utilization protein EutJ translates to MKVFFQKIPLALSSLVLALFSLSNQISHYTLIAQGIWCLASIGFILILGRLILGFEQVREDLHNPVIASAFASYFMAAFLFASHLPLAQIGLSVTWVGLLGLYIAYIIFFSLRFMRPLSLNQVFPSWFVIYVGPAISLVTVPASVPTSIKGLILGVTALATLALFPLVLWRMRQIAIPHLYRPILAILAAPLALLITSSIKSNQRPATIILLALLLFSQAFFFYALDLFVKLVRKGFMPLFAAFSFPLVNSVNAFKAATTSLGLVNPATQLVYKVECVFVLVIMAYLLYHFLKLLYKALIQALNIKKQAGSV, encoded by the coding sequence ATGAAGGTATTTTTCCAGAAAATTCCCTTGGCCCTATCTAGTCTGGTTCTTGCCCTCTTTAGTTTATCCAATCAAATAAGCCACTATACCCTGATTGCTCAGGGTATTTGGTGTTTAGCCAGTATAGGTTTTATACTTATACTGGGACGCTTGATTCTTGGCTTTGAACAAGTAAGGGAAGATTTGCACAATCCAGTCATTGCTTCAGCCTTTGCTAGCTACTTTATGGCTGCCTTTCTCTTTGCCAGCCACCTTCCACTAGCTCAAATAGGCTTAAGTGTGACTTGGGTTGGGCTCCTTGGACTTTATATTGCCTATATTATTTTTTTCAGTCTGCGTTTTATGCGCCCACTATCTTTGAACCAAGTCTTTCCAAGCTGGTTCGTGATCTACGTTGGACCTGCTATCAGTCTTGTGACAGTACCAGCTAGTGTTCCAACTAGCATCAAGGGACTTATTCTGGGAGTAACGGCATTAGCGACTCTGGCCCTCTTTCCACTTGTTTTGTGGAGAATGAGACAGATAGCCATCCCTCACCTCTATCGACCTATACTTGCTATTTTAGCAGCACCTCTGGCCCTTCTCATTACCAGCTCAATCAAGAGTAATCAAAGACCTGCAACTATTATTTTACTTGCCCTACTCTTATTCTCGCAAGCATTCTTTTTCTATGCTCTTGATCTCTTCGTAAAACTGGTTAGAAAAGGCTTTATGCCACTTTTTGCAGCTTTTAGCTTTCCCTTGGTCAATAGTGTCAATGCTTTTAAGGCAGCCACTACCAGTCTTGGACTAGTCAATCCAGCTACCCAATTAGTTTATAAGGTAGAGTGCGTCTTCGTTCTTGTCATCATGGCCTATTTGCTCTATCATTTTCTAAAACTCTTATACAAGGCGCTTATACAAGCTCTTAATATCAAAAAACAAGCAGGTTCAGTGTGA
- a CDS encoding LCP family protein: MTKSNNGPFTHHERLRYSYLLKNLAHLNGQQASEFNYLQGKLDAYEAERRYQAQREDYQAAWRQPYDNRYDYYQERDYEAANQLTEEGLPIYREEVAQSQPKRKKVQRQASPSATSAPRSKSQVAKKKRPKKKRRLKKVVKLVLSCLSLGVVFLVIAMAYQFYKGTDLSAAGNNGKSYQPAIVETFNGKDTKDGVNILILGSDQRVSQESTDARTDSIMVVNVGNKEGKVKMVSFMRDTLVNIKGASETDYSQDLKLNTAFNIGEQNNHQGAELMRETLKRNFDIDIKYYAMVDFETFATGVDTLFPNGVEINAKFATIDGKKVSSVQVPDDLKMNKNGHVPNQTIKVGKQDMDGRTLLNYARFRKDDEGDYGRTKRQQQVMQAVMKQLKNPLSLFKGPEALGKVYSLTSTNMSMTDMLDLGLSNAGSFKKGINSQTIPSDGDWIDSYDLYGGQGIEIDFDNYQSKLKELGFR; encoded by the coding sequence ATGACCAAATCTAACAATGGGCCGTTTACACATCATGAACGGTTACGTTACAGCTATCTTTTAAAAAATCTTGCTCACCTGAATGGACAGCAGGCTTCAGAATTCAATTATCTCCAAGGAAAGTTAGATGCCTATGAAGCTGAGCGGAGATATCAAGCGCAAAGAGAGGACTATCAAGCAGCATGGCGTCAGCCTTATGACAATCGTTATGACTACTATCAAGAGCGTGATTATGAGGCTGCCAATCAGCTGACAGAGGAAGGGCTTCCCATCTATCGAGAGGAAGTTGCTCAAAGTCAACCTAAACGTAAAAAGGTTCAAAGACAAGCGTCCCCTTCAGCAACGTCGGCTCCAAGGTCCAAGTCGCAAGTAGCCAAGAAGAAGCGACCAAAGAAAAAGAGAAGGCTCAAGAAGGTTGTTAAGCTAGTACTTAGTTGCTTGAGTCTTGGAGTTGTGTTCCTAGTGATAGCCATGGCTTATCAATTTTACAAGGGAACAGACCTTTCTGCCGCGGGTAATAATGGTAAATCCTACCAGCCTGCCATAGTTGAGACCTTTAATGGTAAGGATACCAAGGATGGGGTCAATATCCTTATTCTAGGTTCTGACCAGCGCGTTAGCCAAGAATCTACCGATGCCAGAACAGACTCCATTATGGTAGTCAATGTGGGCAATAAAGAAGGTAAGGTTAAGATGGTTAGCTTTATGCGAGACACCTTAGTCAATATCAAGGGGGCTTCAGAAACCGACTATTCTCAGGACTTGAAACTCAATACGGCTTTCAATATTGGTGAGCAAAATAATCATCAAGGGGCAGAGCTCATGCGTGAGACGCTCAAACGCAACTTTGATATTGATATCAAGTACTATGCCATGGTTGACTTTGAAACCTTTGCGACAGGGGTTGATACCCTCTTCCCAAATGGTGTAGAAATCAATGCGAAGTTTGCGACCATCGATGGTAAAAAAGTATCTTCGGTTCAAGTTCCAGATGATTTGAAGATGAACAAGAACGGTCACGTGCCAAATCAAACCATTAAAGTTGGTAAGCAAGATATGGATGGCCGCACCCTTCTGAATTATGCCCGTTTCCGTAAGGATGACGAGGGAGATTATGGCCGTACCAAGCGCCAGCAACAAGTGATGCAGGCTGTCATGAAGCAACTTAAGAATCCACTTAGCCTCTTCAAAGGGCCTGAGGCTTTGGGGAAGGTCTACTCTCTAACCTCAACCAATATGAGTATGACAGACATGTTGGACTTGGGACTTTCAAATGCTGGAAGTTTCAAAAAAGGGATCAATTCGCAAACCATTCCTTCAGATGGTGATTGGATTGACAGCTATGATTTGTATGGCGGTCAAGGGATTGAAATTGACTTTGATAACTATCAGTCAAAATTAAAAGAACTAGGATTTAGATAA
- the aroA gene encoding 3-phosphoshikimate 1-carboxyvinyltransferase: protein MKLETKAQGLHGSLRIPGDKSISHRSIMFGSLAKGVTTVRDILRGEDVLSTMQVFRDLGVTIEDDGDVVRIHGVGFDGLKAPQNKLDMGNSGTSIRLISGVLAGQDFDVEMFGDDSLSKRPMDRVTIPLRQMGVEVSGQTDRDLPPLKMHGSKSLKPIHYQLPVASAQVKSALIFAALQADGESVIIEKEKTRNHTEDMIQQFGGQLQVDGKEIRISGGQSFTAQEVVVPGDISSAAFWLVAGLVVPNSKIVLENVGINETRTGIIDVIKDMGGKITLSDIDQVAKSATITVETSELKGTEIGGDIIPRLIDELPIITLLATQAQGKTVIRDAEELKVKETDRIQVVADALNAMGADIVPTEDGMIITGKTALHGAEVNTFGDHRIGMMTAIAALLVQDGEVDLQRAEAINTSYPSFFSDLEGLLNG, encoded by the coding sequence ATGAAACTAGAAACCAAGGCTCAAGGTCTTCATGGCAGCTTGCGCATCCCTGGTGACAAGTCAATCAGTCACCGTTCTATCATGTTCGGAAGTCTTGCCAAAGGTGTGACAACTGTTCGTGATATTTTACGAGGTGAGGATGTCCTCTCAACTATGCAGGTCTTCCGTGATTTGGGTGTGACTATCGAGGATGATGGTGATGTGGTACGCATTCACGGTGTTGGTTTTGATGGTCTCAAGGCTCCTCAAAACAAGTTGGACATGGGTAACTCTGGGACATCTATTCGCTTGATTTCAGGTGTGCTTGCAGGTCAAGATTTCGATGTAGAGATGTTTGGAGATGATTCCCTTTCAAAACGTCCTATGGACCGTGTGACCATTCCCTTGCGTCAGATGGGTGTAGAGGTTTCTGGTCAAACAGACCGTGATTTGCCACCATTGAAAATGCACGGTAGCAAGTCCCTTAAACCTATTCATTACCAATTGCCTGTGGCCTCTGCTCAGGTAAAATCTGCTCTTATTTTTGCAGCGCTTCAAGCTGATGGCGAATCTGTCATCATTGAAAAGGAAAAAACACGTAATCATACGGAAGATATGATTCAGCAGTTTGGTGGTCAGCTTCAAGTAGATGGCAAGGAAATTCGTATTTCTGGTGGCCAAAGCTTTACTGCTCAAGAAGTCGTGGTTCCAGGGGATATTTCTTCAGCGGCCTTTTGGTTGGTAGCGGGACTCGTGGTGCCTAACTCTAAGATTGTCTTGGAAAATGTCGGCATCAATGAGACGCGTACTGGTATTATTGATGTGATCAAAGATATGGGCGGTAAGATTACCCTTTCAGATATTGACCAAGTTGCTAAATCTGCGACTATTACGGTTGAAACTTCAGAACTTAAAGGAACTGAAATTGGTGGCGATATCATTCCACGTTTGATTGATGAACTTCCGATTATCACACTCTTGGCGACACAAGCCCAAGGTAAGACTGTGATTCGTGATGCTGAGGAACTCAAGGTAAAAGAAACAGACCGTATTCAGGTGGTGGCAGATGCCTTGAATGCTATGGGTGCTGATATTGTACCAACTGAGGATGGTATGATTATCACTGGTAAGACCGCTCTTCATGGGGCAGAGGTCAATACCTTTGGTGACCACCGCATTGGTATGATGACAGCTATTGCTGCCCTCTTGGTTCAAGATGGTGAGGTTGACTTGCAACGTGCAGAAGCTATCAATACAAGTTACCCAAGCTTCTTTAGTGACTTGGAAGGATTGCTCAATGGCTAA
- a CDS encoding shikimate kinase, translating into MAKVLLGFMGVGKSSVAPYLDGRFVDMDQVIEEKIGMSIADFFAKEGEAAFRQIESETLEELLQEGDDVIISTGGGVVVTERNRQLLAKNRKHNVWLHASFDVVYDRIQKDTKNQRPVFLNHSKEDFKVIYDGRMALYQDLADLVVTVDNRTPEEVARFIKCM; encoded by the coding sequence ATGGCTAAAGTTTTATTGGGCTTTATGGGAGTTGGTAAGAGTTCCGTCGCCCCATACCTGGATGGTCGTTTCGTGGATATGGATCAGGTCATCGAGGAGAAAATCGGCATGTCCATTGCTGATTTTTTTGCAAAAGAAGGTGAGGCAGCCTTTCGTCAGATTGAGTCTGAGACTTTGGAAGAACTTCTTCAAGAGGGAGATGATGTCATCATCTCTACTGGAGGTGGTGTCGTTGTAACAGAGCGTAATCGTCAGCTCTTGGCCAAGAATCGTAAGCATAACGTTTGGCTCCATGCTTCTTTCGATGTGGTCTATGATCGCATTCAAAAGGATACCAAAAATCAACGCCCAGTCTTTCTCAATCATTCAAAAGAGGATTTTAAGGTTATTTACGACGGTCGAATGGCACTCTATCAAGATTTAGCAGATTTGGTTGTCACAGTTGATAACCGAACGCCAGAAGAAGTAGCAAGGTTTATCAAATGTATGTAG
- a CDS encoding acyl-CoA dehydrogenase family protein, with amino-acid sequence MSHFSKEFLTWLDTNADHIDQESGPIADQLLEKIAENDVFKIGVPAEFDGLGGGPTQVVDVLDELAQHSLTASFISWGHRTFIEYILASDNAYPRETWLKELYTGERAGGTGLSNAVKFLSDIEELNVTISQEGDDYYLDGRLPWVTNLRSDKFAALFAADFKDGSQPWIITIPSEAEGLSRSEDLEFVSLQGANTASLTFDHVKLDPNWVLSKEGTDYIAKTRPNFLGFQFGLAFGLAQRSLDEVEASLNSNRSVLREEFETTRNNLLAIQDQLFAGLNDADYFIDKPRELFQLRIDIVDVVANSLLLELQASGGRGYLKESESSFIRRWNEGVFLPIVSPSAVQLRHILAAS; translated from the coding sequence ATGTCACATTTTTCAAAAGAATTCCTTACTTGGTTGGATACCAACGCTGACCATATTGACCAAGAGTCTGGACCCATTGCGGACCAACTTCTTGAAAAAATTGCTGAAAACGACGTCTTTAAAATCGGCGTACCTGCTGAGTTTGATGGCCTAGGTGGTGGTCCTACTCAAGTCGTTGATGTGCTTGATGAATTGGCACAACACTCTTTGACAGCTTCCTTTATTTCTTGGGGGCACCGTACTTTCATCGAGTATATCCTTGCGAGTGACAATGCTTACCCTCGTGAAACATGGTTGAAAGAATTGTATACCGGTGAGCGTGCTGGTGGAACTGGCTTGTCAAATGCGGTCAAATTCTTGTCAGATATTGAAGAATTGAATGTTACCATCAGTCAAGAAGGCGATGACTACTATCTCGATGGCCGTTTGCCTTGGGTAACTAACCTACGTTCTGATAAATTCGCCGCTCTCTTTGCTGCTGACTTTAAAGACGGTAGCCAACCTTGGATTATTACTATTCCATCTGAAGCTGAGGGCCTTAGCCGTTCTGAAGATTTGGAATTCGTTTCCCTTCAAGGTGCTAACACTGCCTCTCTTACTTTCGATCACGTTAAGTTAGATCCTAATTGGGTCCTTTCAAAAGAAGGTACGGACTATATTGCCAAAACACGTCCGAACTTCCTTGGCTTCCAATTTGGTCTTGCCTTTGGTTTGGCACAACGTTCTCTTGATGAGGTTGAAGCTAGTCTAAACAGTAACCGTAGCGTTCTTCGTGAAGAATTTGAAACTACACGCAATAACCTTCTTGCTATTCAAGATCAACTCTTTGCGGGTCTTAATGATGCCGATTATTTCATTGACAAACCACGTGAACTTTTCCAATTGCGTATCGATATCGTCGACGTCGTAGCTAACAGCCTGCTCCTCGAACTTCAGGCTAGTGGTGGTCGTGGCTATTTGAAAGAATCAGAGTCAAGCTTTATCCGTCGTTGGAATGAAGGCGTCTTCCTTCCTATTGTATCTCCGAGTGCGGTGCAGCTTCGTCACATTCTTGCAGCTAGCTAG